The nucleotide sequence GTAGGCATTGAATGACACCTACTTTGTTGTATTTTGGAGTTCTTGAAACAACTCTTTTTGCTTGTCGGTTAAAGAGGTTGGTAGTTTAACATTGTAAGTAACTATTAAATCGCCAAACTTACCTTCTTGTTTATACTTAGGAAAACCTTTCCCTTTTAGCCGGACTTTAGTTCCCGGCTGAGTACCCGGTTTAACTTTCATCTTTACTTTGCCATCGAAAGTATTTATCATAATTTCGCCTCCGAGCACAGCAGTATAAATATCTAAATTAGTTTCGGTATACAAATCATTACCACTCCTTTTGAAAGTTGGGTCGGGGTGTATATTAAAGGTAATATAAAGGTCGCCTGGTTGTCCGCCATTAACACCTTGTCCTCCTTGTCCTTTAAGTTTAATCTTTTGTTCGTCGGCAATACCAGCCGGGATAGTAATCCTCAACTGTTTACCATTCACATTAATTGTTTGCTGATGAGTTTGAGATGCTTCACGAAGAGTCAAATTCACCTCTCCAGAATAATCTTGCCCCTTAAAGTTAGACGGCCTTCTACCAGAACGTGCACTTCCTCCAAAAAGATTTTCAAAGAAATCAGAAAAGCCTCCAGCACCGCCAAAGCCTGAAAAATCACCTCCAAAGTCTTGATAAGTATATCCACCTGCACCTTGTTGTCTTCTCGCTTGTTCGTATTGTTCAGAATGTTTCCAGTTTTCGCCATACTCATCATACTTCTTTCTCTTTTCCGGGTCGTTAAGCACCTCGTTAGCTTCATTAATTTCTTGAAACTTCTGATGCGCCGACTTATCATTAGGATTTAAGTCGGGGTGATATTTCTTTGCTAACTTCTTATATGCTTTCTTTATGTCTTGCTGCGAAGCCGATTTATCAACACCAAGAACTTTATAATAATCAATAAATGACGACATATTGTGAGTAAATTAATTTAGATTACAAATTGAAAAATATTAATTATATGTATTCTTATAACGTTTATATATGAATGTTTGTTTAAAACAAAAAAGAGAAAACAACAAGCCGCAAACAATACGAACAAGTTGTTTTCTCTATTACATTTTATTTCGTTATTGATTTATTTACCGCAACAAGATTTATATTTCTTTCCACTACCGCAAGGGCAAGGGTCGTTGCGTCCTACTGTTTTGTCTACACGCACAGGTTCGCGCTTCTGTTCGCGAGTATCACGTCCTGCAACTTCACCCTGAGTACGTCTTGCCTCAGACATTTCGTCTTTCTGAGTTTTATATTTACTGTAGTCTGTTTTCCTTTCAGGAGCAGCCTCTTTAATCTCTTGTTCGCGAATATAAACTTGTCCTCTCATAAGCACCGAAACAGTTTTTCTATTCATCGAGTCGACCATATTCTTGAATAAGTTAAACGACTCTAACTTATAAATCAACAATGGGTCTTTATTTTCGTAACTTGCATTCTGAACCGATTGTCTTAACTCGTCCATTTCTCTAAGATGTTCTTTCCACGATTCGTCTATAGAATGAAGCAGAATAGCTTTCTCGAACGATTTTACCACATCTCTTGATTCTGTTTCGTAAGCTTTCTTTAGGTTACAACTGATACTGTAAAACCTTTTACCATCGGTAATAGGAACTATAATGTTTTCGTAACGTCCACCAAACTCAGTATATGCTTTTTCTATGTTTGGCTGAGCTACTTGAACCATTCTTTCGTTCTTTCGTTTAAAGCTTTCCATTGCCTCGTTGAATACTTTTTCTGTAAGATTGTTCTTCTTAGAGTCTTTGAATTCTTCTTCTGTTACAGGCACTTCGATAGCCAATGTTTTTGAAACTTCAAAATTCAGTCCTTCATAATCGTTAGACCCTGAGTATTCTTCAGAGATAGCACTTGATGTATCGTAAATCATATTAAGAACATCTAAACCTATACGCTCTCCCATCAAGGCATTTCTACGACGTTTGTAAATAACTTCTCTTTGAGAGTTCATAACATCATCGTACTCAAGCAAACGTTTACGGATACCGAAGTTATTTTCTTCTACTTTCTTTTGAGCGCGCTCTACTGATTTGTTTAACATATTATGTTCGAGCACTTCTCCTTCTTTGAATCCCATTCGGTCCATCATACCCGCTATTCTTTCAGAAGCAAACAGACGCATAAGATTATCTTCCAACGATATGAAGAATACAGAAGAACCCGGATCTCCCTGACGACCAGCACGTCCGCGAAGCTGACGGTCTACTCGACGAGAGTCGTGTCTTTCCGTTCCTATAATAGCCAAACCACCTGCCGCTTTTACCTCAGGCGATAGCTTAATGTCGGTACCACGACCTGCCATATTTGTTGCAATAGTAACAGTTCCCGACTGACCAGCCTGCGCTACAATGTCGGCTTCTTTCTGGTGAAGCTTAGCATTCAACACCTGGTGAGGTATTTTGCGCATACCGAGCATACGGCTTAACAATTCCGATATTTCTACAGAAGTTGTACCCACAAGCACTGGTCTACCTTGCTCTCTTAACAACACTATTTCTTCTATAACCGCCGAATATTTCTCTCTCGCTGTTTTGTAGATACGGTCGTTCATATCATTCCTTGCGATAGGACGATTAGTTGGAATAACTACAACATCTAATTTATAAATATCCCAAAACTCACCAGCCTCAGTTTCTGCCGTACCCGTCATACCTGAAAGCTTGTTATACATACGGAAATAATTCTGCAAAGTAATAGTTGCAAAAGTTTGAGT is from Dysgonomonadaceae bacterium PH5-43 and encodes:
- a CDS encoding curved DNA-binding protein (product_source=KO:K05516; cath_funfam=1.10.287.110,2.60.260.20; cog=COG0484; ko=KO:K05516; pfam=PF00226,PF01556; smart=SM00271; superfamily=46565,49493), encoding MSSFIDYYKVLGVDKSASQQDIKKAYKKLAKKYHPDLNPNDKSAHQKFQEINEANEVLNDPEKRKKYDEYGENWKHSEQYEQARRQQGAGGYTYQDFGGDFSGFGGAGGFSDFFENLFGGSARSGRRPSNFKGQDYSGEVNLTLREASQTHQQTINVNGKQLRITIPAGIADEQKIKLKGQGGQGVNGGQPGDLYITFNIHPDPTFKRSGNDLYTETNLDIYTAVLGGEIMINTFDGKVKMKVKPGTQPGTKVRLKGKGFPKYKQEGKFGDLIVTYNVKLPTSLTDKQKELFQELQNTTK
- a CDS encoding preprotein translocase subunit SecA (product_source=KO:K03070; cath_funfam=1.10.3060.10,3.10.450.50,3.40.50.300,3.90.1440.10; cog=COG0653; ko=KO:K03070; pfam=PF01043,PF02810,PF07516,PF07517; smart=SM00490,SM00957; superfamily=52540,81886; tigrfam=TIGR00963), translated to MGFNDFLTKLFGNKSQRDLKEIDPYVKKIKAAYEGIKTLTDDELRNKTQSLMNLIQEKVATQKAKIEELKATIEDLELEEREAVWSEIDKIEKEIVEQHEKTLEEILPEVFAIVKDTARRFTENETITVTATEFDRKLALDHDFVTIEGDKAIFKNHWNAGGNEITWDMVHYDVQLFGGVVLHKGKIAEMATGEGKTLVATLPVFLNAMTHNGVHVVTVNDYLSKRDSEWMGPLYMFHGLSVDCIDKHKPNSDERRKAYEADITFGTNNEFGFDYLRDNMAISPKDLVQRKHNYAIVDEVDSVLIDDARTPLIISGPVPKGEEQLYEEYRSRVENLVNVQKKLTTNLLTEAKKLIASDDEKTKEEGFKLLFRSYKGMPKSKALIKYLSEPGVKAQMIKTEEFYMQQQNREMHIITDELYFVIDEKNNSIELTDKGIDLLTGSSDDPQFFVLPDIGVSMAEIENAGGTDEEMQVKKDELMQNYAVKSERVHTVNQLLKAYSLFEKDIEYIVVDNKVKIVDEQTGRVMEGRRYSDGLHQAIEAKEAVKVEAATQTFATITLQNYFRMYNKLSGMTGTAETEAGEFWDIYKLDVVVIPTNRPIARNDMNDRIYKTAREKYSAVIEEIVLLREQGRPVLVGTTSVEISELLSRMLGMRKIPHQVLNAKLHQKEADIVAQAGQSGTVTIATNMAGRGTDIKLSPEVKAAGGLAIIGTERHDSRRVDRQLRGRAGRQGDPGSSVFFISLEDNLMRLFASERIAGMMDRMGFKEGEVLEHNMLNKSVERAQKKVEENNFGIRKRLLEYDDVMNSQREVIYKRRRNALMGERIGLDVLNMIYDTSSAISEEYSGSNDYEGLNFEVSKTLAIEVPVTEEEFKDSKKNNLTEKVFNEAMESFKRKNERMVQVAQPNIEKAYTEFGGRYENIIVPITDGKRFYSISCNLKKAYETESRDVVKSFEKAILLHSIDESWKEHLREMDELRQSVQNASYENKDPLLIYKLESFNLFKNMVDSMNRKTVSVLMRGQVYIREQEIKEAAPERKTDYSKYKTQKDEMSEARRTQGEVAGRDTREQKREPVRVDKTVGRNDPCPCGSGKKYKSCCGK